The proteins below are encoded in one region of Helianthus annuus cultivar XRQ/B chromosome 2, HanXRQr2.0-SUNRISE, whole genome shotgun sequence:
- the LOC110889882 gene encoding uncharacterized protein LOC110889882, translated as MPFITPRRIAQAGFSMSASVADLIDGNGQWKWPIAWYDLYPVLIDLEVPQLTHDMPDRTVWKDLEGKCCWFRSLEVWNVLRFRASLVPWVNGVWFAQCIPRHSFHLWLVIKNKLKTQDRLAEWEVGSATNMNLMCCPLCRNDRDSRDHLFFQCSFSATVWQQMRPMGFLDQVDDTWQSIMDWMLLHASSKKAEHIVSKLVIAATTYFIWLERNNCLFSNDRAKVESVVGRIKRTVRLRLMGFDFKGDAKVDRMLRNWEIAESEQEEDPG; from the coding sequence ATGCCTTTTATAACTCCTAGACGCATTGCTCAGGCGGGGTTTTCCATGTCAGCTTCGGTAGCGGATCTGATTGATGGTAATGGTCAATGGAAGTGGCCGATAGCGTGGTATGATCTTTATCCGGTTTTAATCGATTTGGAGGTTCCCCAATTAACCCATGATATGCCTGATCGTACAGTTTGGAAGGATTTGGAGGGTAAGTGTTGTTGGTTTCGGTCACTAGAGGTTTGGAATGTGCTAAGATTCCGTGCAAGTCTTGTGCCGTGGGTTAATGGAGTTTGGTTTGCTCAATGCATCCCAAGACACTCGTTCCACCTATGGTTGGTAATAAAAAATAAGCTTAAAACTCAAGACAGGTTGGCTGAGTGGGAAGTAGGTAGCGCAACGAACATGAATCTCATGTGTTGCCCCTTATGCAGAAATGATCGTGATTCTAGAGACCACTTGTTTTTTCAGTGTTCGTTCTCGGCTACGGTTTGGCAGCAGATGAGACCGATGGGGTTCTTGGATCAGGTTGATGATACTTGGCAATCCATTATGGATTGGATGTTGCTTCATGCATCGTCGAAGAAGGCGGAGCATATTGTTAGCAAGTTGGTAATTGCGGCGACCACTTATTTTATATGGCTTGAGAGGAACAATTGTTTGTTTTCAAATGATCGGGCTAAAGTTGAATCTGTGgttgggagaatcaagaggacaGTCAGGCTTCGTCTTATGGGGTTTGACTTCAAAGGTGATGCCAAAGTTGACAGGATGTTAAGGAATTGGGAGATCGCTGAAAGTGAACAGGAGGAAGATCCGGGTTAG